From Paenibacillus sp. GP183, one genomic window encodes:
- the ltrA gene encoding group II intron reverse transcriptase/maturase has protein sequence MKPKRRYYSLIDKVYQMDNLYEAWLSVKKNQGSGGIDGVSIAMFEKNVSINLRELQRLLQQGRYKPDPVKRHFIKKENGKLRPLGIPTIRDRVCQQAVRQIIEPIFEQDFYYYSFGFRTGYSAHQAVNTIRRAKRGGYEYAVDLDIMSFFDEIPHESLMEKVHERITDGKVLTLIRGWLSAGFMEGGQFHETEIGSPQGGNLSPLLANLYLNHFDWGMKKKGFAVVRYADDAVILCKTKEQAEEAYLAAKTILEKELQLRMHPEKTKVVHFDEGFRFLGFDFWKDYLMVPDTKVKKYKDKIREVTRRQQANNFGEMLKKLNEIARGFGNYFGIGNVKKKFQRLDEWTRMRVRAFMRQKKSTVSNSLIPNKVLESAGMVFLTSLLTTRS, from the coding sequence ATGAAACCGAAACGACGATATTACTCCCTGATCGATAAAGTGTACCAAATGGATAATCTGTACGAAGCATGGCTATCTGTAAAGAAGAATCAAGGAAGCGGCGGAATCGATGGCGTAAGCATTGCGATGTTCGAGAAAAACGTGAGCATAAACCTAAGGGAACTCCAAAGGTTACTGCAACAAGGGCGGTATAAACCCGACCCTGTGAAACGACATTTCATCAAGAAGGAAAATGGGAAGTTAAGACCGTTAGGGATACCCACAATCCGAGATCGCGTATGTCAGCAAGCGGTACGCCAAATCATTGAACCGATCTTCGAACAGGATTTTTACTATTATAGCTTTGGCTTTCGTACAGGATACTCGGCGCACCAAGCAGTGAATACGATTCGACGCGCGAAACGTGGCGGATACGAATATGCGGTTGACCTGGACATCATGTCTTTCTTCGATGAAATTCCACACGAATCACTGATGGAGAAAGTGCATGAGAGAATCACTGACGGAAAAGTGCTGACGCTCATTCGCGGATGGCTATCGGCGGGATTCATGGAAGGTGGCCAGTTCCATGAAACGGAAATCGGGTCTCCGCAGGGCGGGAATTTGTCGCCATTGCTTGCGAATTTGTACTTGAACCATTTCGACTGGGGGATGAAGAAGAAAGGTTTTGCTGTGGTAAGGTATGCAGACGATGCCGTTATTCTTTGCAAAACAAAGGAGCAAGCAGAAGAAGCGTATCTAGCGGCAAAGACCATTCTGGAAAAGGAATTACAGCTTCGAATGCACCCTGAGAAAACAAAAGTGGTGCATTTCGATGAAGGCTTTCGTTTCCTAGGATTCGACTTCTGGAAAGACTATCTGATGGTACCCGACACGAAAGTGAAGAAGTACAAGGATAAAATCCGGGAAGTCACCCGCAGACAACAAGCGAATAACTTTGGCGAAATGCTCAAGAAACTAAATGAAATCGCACGGGGTTTTGGTAACTATTTCGGCATAGGGAATGTAAAGAAAAAGTTTCAACGTTTGGATGAATGGACGCGTATGAGGGTTCGAGCCTTCATGCGTCAAAAGAAATCTACGGTTTCTAATTCGCTGATACCTAACAAAGTATTGGAATCGGCAGGAATGGTATTTCTAACAAGCTTACTCACCACACGTTCCTAA
- a CDS encoding response regulator transcription factor — MKDSSKIMVVDDEPNIAEVVRLYLEHSGYEAVILHRGQDVIEVVRTQQPRLVVLDIMLPDVNGYEICEGIRKLDGPAAQTPVIFLSAKGEGIDKLRAFNLGSDDYVVKPFDPNELMARIKAVLRRARLTEPDTAEKPKPPAKMLCAANICVDMEQFKVTVDGNRVDLTLKEMELLNFFIKHAGRVFSREDLLGYVWNFDFIGGTRTVDAHVKNLRRKLGAHPQWTIQTLWGIGYSLEVHDI, encoded by the coding sequence ATGAAGGATTCATCCAAAATTATGGTGGTAGATGATGAACCGAATATCGCTGAGGTTGTGAGATTGTATTTGGAGCATTCGGGCTATGAGGCTGTTATTCTACATCGTGGACAAGATGTGATTGAGGTTGTTCGAACGCAGCAGCCGAGGCTGGTCGTGCTTGATATTATGCTTCCCGATGTCAATGGGTATGAAATTTGTGAAGGCATTCGCAAGCTGGATGGTCCTGCGGCCCAGACTCCTGTGATATTTCTTTCGGCGAAAGGAGAAGGGATCGATAAGCTTAGAGCCTTTAATCTGGGGAGCGACGATTATGTGGTAAAGCCCTTTGACCCCAATGAGCTGATGGCACGGATCAAAGCCGTCCTTCGCAGAGCGAGATTGACTGAACCCGACACAGCGGAGAAGCCCAAGCCACCCGCCAAAATGCTTTGCGCTGCCAACATTTGCGTAGATATGGAGCAGTTCAAGGTTACTGTAGACGGTAATCGGGTGGATTTGACGCTGAAGGAAATGGAGCTGCTCAATTTCTTCATTAAGCATGCCGGGCGAGTGTTTTCCAGGGAGGATCTGCTGGGTTATGTTTGGAACTTCGACTTTATCGGCGGAACAAGAACGGTGGACGCGCATGTCAAAAATCTTCGAAGAAAGCTCGGCGCACATCCGCAGTGGACTATCCAAACGCTTTGGGGCATCGGATACTCCCTCGAGGTGCATGACATATGA
- a CDS encoding DUF309 domain-containing protein has protein sequence MNMYPQAYLDYLIFFQAERDYFECHEVLEAYWKEHPGDPHSLAFVGLIQLAVGLYHQRRGNFAGAVKMLQSSWNHLSEEHIEALGMHPKTLKDSIAERIKALNSGTPVYEDIELPIQDPRLLEQCQQESRRLGLLWSVPSDISNEHLIHKHTLRDRSKVIEEREVQIRKRQQQKGVSS, from the coding sequence ATGAATATGTACCCGCAGGCTTATCTGGACTATTTGATTTTTTTTCAAGCTGAGCGCGATTATTTCGAGTGTCATGAAGTATTGGAGGCGTATTGGAAGGAACATCCCGGTGACCCGCACAGTTTAGCTTTCGTTGGACTGATCCAGCTTGCGGTAGGTTTATATCACCAGCGAAGAGGTAATTTTGCGGGCGCAGTCAAAATGCTGCAAAGCTCATGGAATCACCTGAGTGAAGAGCATATCGAAGCACTTGGCATGCACCCAAAGACTCTAAAAGATAGTATCGCAGAGCGAATTAAGGCTTTAAATTCAGGAACTCCCGTCTATGAAGATATCGAGCTGCCCATCCAGGATCCAAGGCTGTTAGAGCAATGTCAGCAAGAAAGCCGACGGCTTGGCCTATTGTGGTCAGTACCTAGCGATATAAGCAATGAGCATTTGATTCATAAACACACACTGCGCGACCGATCGAAAGTTATAGAAGAGAGAGAAGTGCAAATTCGCAAGAGACAGCAGCAAAAAGGAGTATCCTCATGA
- a CDS encoding HAMP domain-containing sensor histidine kinase codes for MMKKRISDLFQSLYLKIFLSFLATCVLFFVGLGVFWNYYFTDLFYKDKKVLLQSRYTEVTRLLNSFQDGSISTRELRITVRLLARSINGQILLVDSKGAVMNGSSNLEGAALPPFMDSLFVNGVKGKSGFEIAKPEGGANQKNNIFAYYAPSQLSGQPIVVLLQVPAGDISETIAAVRINILVPLLFSLLAVGLILFIISRMLAKPIQQINRAALDLANGDFSTRVPVTTHDEVGQLASSFNFMVDQLEHWEGTRQEFLANVSHELRSPLTTLRGFIIAMNDRVIPEEKYSHYLQLCDFEVQRLQRLVNDLLDLARIENSADSFRLQPVNLLAKLEDVLELLRSPIEQRGLSLQMIVPYPGHVAIWALLDPDRFAQIVQNLVYNAMQFTPAGGEITLAVEANEEEVHLYVRDTGVGMPAEELARIWDRFYKADESRTLRTDGGSGTGLGLTIVKHLISGMNGTIEVQSRVGEGTEFRIVFPRIQP; via the coding sequence ATGATGAAAAAAAGAATATCGGATCTATTCCAAAGCTTGTATCTTAAAATCTTTTTGTCTTTTTTGGCGACGTGCGTGCTTTTTTTTGTCGGACTTGGCGTGTTCTGGAATTATTATTTTACGGATCTTTTTTACAAGGATAAAAAGGTGCTGCTGCAGTCTCGATACACGGAAGTCACCCGCTTGCTTAATTCGTTTCAAGATGGTTCCATTTCTACGAGAGAGCTGCGGATAACGGTTCGGCTTTTGGCAAGGAGCATCAATGGACAAATCCTATTAGTCGACAGCAAGGGTGCAGTCATGAATGGCTCTTCCAATTTGGAAGGTGCCGCACTTCCGCCATTTATGGACAGCTTGTTTGTTAACGGGGTGAAAGGCAAGTCCGGCTTCGAGATAGCTAAACCGGAGGGGGGAGCGAATCAGAAGAACAACATTTTCGCCTATTATGCCCCCTCTCAACTCAGCGGACAGCCGATTGTTGTGCTGCTCCAAGTTCCAGCAGGCGATATCAGCGAGACGATTGCAGCGGTGAGGATCAATATATTAGTGCCGCTGCTTTTCTCCTTGCTCGCAGTTGGCTTGATCTTGTTTATAATCTCCCGAATGCTGGCAAAGCCAATTCAGCAGATAAATAGAGCTGCCCTGGATCTGGCTAATGGCGACTTTTCCACGCGAGTGCCCGTGACTACGCATGATGAAGTGGGGCAGCTTGCATCCAGTTTTAATTTCATGGTGGATCAACTGGAGCATTGGGAAGGAACACGCCAAGAGTTCTTGGCGAATGTTTCCCATGAGCTCCGATCGCCGTTAACTACGCTGCGCGGATTCATTATTGCAATGAATGATCGCGTTATCCCGGAGGAGAAATACTCTCACTATTTGCAGCTGTGCGATTTTGAAGTGCAGAGACTGCAAAGACTGGTCAATGATCTCCTCGATCTGGCCAGAATTGAGAATAGCGCTGACAGCTTCCGACTGCAGCCTGTAAACCTGCTGGCCAAGCTGGAAGATGTGTTGGAGCTGCTGCGGAGCCCGATTGAGCAGCGGGGGCTTAGCTTGCAAATGATCGTTCCTTATCCCGGCCATGTGGCCATTTGGGCTTTACTCGACCCAGATCGATTCGCGCAAATTGTCCAGAATCTGGTCTACAATGCCATGCAATTCACTCCTGCGGGTGGTGAAATCACATTGGCTGTGGAAGCGAATGAGGAAGAAGTTCATCTTTATGTGCGGGATACCGGAGTGGGCATGCCTGCTGAAGAGCTGGCGCGAATATGGGACCGTTTTTACAAGGCGGACGAATCCAGAACGCTGCGAACGGATGGTGGATCCGGAACCGGACTGGGACTGACTATTGTGAAGCACCTGATCAGCGGGATGAATGGAACGATTGAAGTTCAAAGCCGGGTGGGAGAAGGCACCGAATTCCGCATTGTTTTCCCAAGAATCCAGCCATAA
- a CDS encoding YxcD family protein translates to MHLSEQEVINAVCLNMAERKQVKPTDVNVELMWDEDTGFSAEVFTNGRSQILVQGNLLEAIEQYMYNQYEMRVFRDQIELRLEEEIVAEIAE, encoded by the coding sequence ATGCACTTGTCCGAGCAAGAAGTCATTAACGCAGTATGTCTTAATATGGCTGAGCGAAAGCAAGTCAAGCCTACGGATGTCAATGTCGAGCTGATGTGGGATGAGGATACCGGTTTTTCCGCAGAGGTCTTTACGAATGGACGCAGTCAAATTTTGGTCCAGGGAAATTTGCTTGAAGCGATTGAACAATATATGTACAACCAGTATGAGATGCGTGTTTTCCGCGATCAGATCGAGCTGCGATTGGAAGAAGAAATCGTTGCCGAAATTGCAGAATAA
- a CDS encoding ogr/Delta-like zinc finger family protein produces MLEKNRLGAAPRVYFRPEFKKCPHCESKLRRTHTAWEKKIVTTNGIIHAWSMAYACKNLDCTHTGVAYKSAEAEMLSMKHSSYGYDVLALVGELRFKQHRTVKEVADALNERGIPTSERHAQNLYERYQTLLSASLDDHVNKVLAETTEQNGGVILSMDGVQPEKGNETLYVLREVFSGTVLAAQNMKSGTAEELKTLIEPIMELGYPIVGIVSDGQKSIRLAFETLLPDVPYQYCQYHYLKDIAKPIVEADRKLKMELKKSMRGIRDIERKIEQAEIQASETGKTEQPDSETAEITEAQIAKGYVAAVRALLLEDGDPPLELPGLMIYERAQAIQASLQRCLSKKRA; encoded by the coding sequence ATGCTTGAGAAAAATAGATTGGGTGCTGCGCCCAGAGTTTACTTCAGACCTGAGTTTAAAAAATGTCCGCACTGTGAGTCAAAATTGCGGAGAACCCATACAGCATGGGAGAAAAAGATTGTCACAACAAACGGAATCATCCATGCATGGAGTATGGCTTATGCTTGCAAAAATCTAGATTGTACACATACAGGAGTTGCGTATAAATCTGCTGAAGCTGAGATGCTTAGCATGAAGCATTCCTCATATGGATATGATGTGCTTGCTCTCGTTGGAGAACTGCGCTTTAAGCAGCATCGAACAGTTAAAGAAGTTGCTGATGCGTTGAATGAACGAGGTATTCCAACGAGTGAAAGGCATGCTCAAAATTTGTACGAACGCTATCAGACGTTGCTTTCTGCGAGTTTGGATGATCATGTAAACAAAGTACTTGCAGAGACTACCGAACAAAATGGCGGCGTCATCTTATCGATGGATGGCGTTCAGCCTGAGAAAGGGAATGAAACTCTATATGTCCTACGCGAAGTATTCAGCGGCACGGTACTCGCTGCACAAAACATGAAGAGCGGAACGGCAGAAGAGCTGAAGACGCTCATTGAACCCATCATGGAGTTGGGCTATCCAATTGTAGGTATTGTAAGTGACGGGCAAAAATCCATTCGGCTGGCATTTGAGACCTTGTTACCGGATGTGCCTTACCAATACTGTCAGTACCATTATCTGAAGGACATAGCCAAACCCATTGTCGAAGCCGATCGTAAATTAAAAATGGAACTCAAAAAAAGCATGCGCGGGATTCGGGACATCGAACGAAAAATAGAACAGGCTGAGATCCAAGCATCCGAGACGGGGAAAACGGAACAGCCAGATTCGGAAACTGCTGAAATTACCGAAGCGCAGATTGCCAAGGGATATGTGGCAGCTGTCCGAGCCTTGCTCCTAGAAGACGGAGATCCACCATTGGAGCTTCCTGGATTAATGATTTATGAACGTGCACAAGCGATTCAGGCTTCTTTACAAAGATGCTTGAGTAAAAAAAGAGCCTAG
- a CDS encoding efflux RND transporter periplasmic adaptor subunit has product MKWLRSKSFLISLAIVICAGGTYLFLGKSNKTAAETATENIVQVKKGNIRSVVSGTAQFEAKDSQIISVPSEGTVKSMKLTRSMPVKAGDVLVELSDPTLESNLRKAQANYDQLQRDLKSLQVEQSSLQSRASISGKLTYSANLDVGSSVNKTTKIATISDLRVLKVKLPFNFDVAMQLKKGDSIDLAIDGFMLTKVGTITSIGQNPRGDGKGGKLLDIEISIVNDNSVDAGLSVKGTANIGSISVDSAASGTLEYSQVVNILAGVPGNVIKLNFKSGDMVQSGDTIALFSNDTLADDLVAKQTSLDQQKLAVDDAQARLDALIVKAPFDGVFSTDFVNQKSNILSAFPVGSIIKAGTQLGGVANPTAMQLPVQVDELDLPNIKTGMKADVKVDSLTGRTFTGEVSQVSTVGTTTNGVTFFTVVLSVSNPNQLLKYGMTGTAEILIQDKKDVIYLPPEALQRSNGKRYVTLKNADGTNEQMHEVKIGITSKTQIEITEGLKEGDKVVTPVVKRQQNLSQQDINALRQQFQQGGGQGGFGGGGAGGPGGPGGAGGAGGAGGPGGNGGNGGNRGGGN; this is encoded by the coding sequence ATGAAGTGGTTGCGCAGTAAAAGTTTTCTAATCTCTCTTGCAATCGTAATCTGCGCAGGAGGTACATATCTGTTTCTGGGCAAAAGCAATAAGACGGCAGCAGAGACGGCGACAGAAAATATCGTTCAGGTAAAAAAGGGTAATATCCGCTCGGTCGTTTCAGGTACGGCCCAATTCGAAGCCAAGGACAGTCAAATTATTTCCGTCCCGAGTGAGGGAACGGTCAAATCGATGAAGCTGACAAGAAGCATGCCGGTTAAAGCAGGCGATGTCCTGGTAGAGCTTTCGGATCCAACTCTGGAAAGTAATTTAAGAAAGGCACAGGCGAATTATGATCAGCTGCAGAGGGATTTAAAATCACTCCAGGTTGAGCAGAGCAGTTTGCAGTCGCGTGCTTCAATCAGCGGCAAGCTGACTTATTCGGCCAATTTGGACGTAGGGTCCAGTGTAAATAAAACAACGAAGATCGCCACCATATCTGACCTCAGAGTGTTGAAGGTCAAGCTTCCTTTTAATTTCGATGTTGCGATGCAATTGAAAAAAGGAGATTCCATTGATCTTGCCATCGACGGGTTTATGCTGACTAAGGTTGGAACGATTACATCGATTGGGCAGAACCCGCGAGGCGATGGCAAAGGTGGCAAGCTCCTGGATATCGAGATTTCGATTGTAAATGACAATTCAGTCGATGCTGGATTAAGCGTTAAGGGAACGGCGAATATCGGCTCCATTTCTGTGGATTCGGCGGCATCTGGGACGCTTGAATACAGCCAGGTGGTGAATATACTTGCGGGTGTTCCAGGTAATGTGATCAAGCTGAACTTTAAATCAGGGGATATGGTTCAATCGGGGGACACAATAGCTTTATTTAGCAATGATACACTGGCAGATGATCTTGTCGCCAAGCAAACAAGCCTCGATCAGCAAAAGCTGGCCGTGGATGATGCACAGGCGCGATTGGATGCTTTAATAGTGAAAGCTCCTTTTGACGGAGTATTCTCAACCGATTTTGTCAATCAAAAATCAAACATACTCAGCGCATTTCCTGTTGGCAGTATCATTAAGGCGGGAACTCAGCTCGGCGGTGTTGCGAATCCGACAGCGATGCAGCTGCCCGTGCAGGTGGACGAGCTCGATCTGCCCAATATCAAGACAGGCATGAAAGCCGATGTAAAGGTGGATTCCTTGACCGGCCGGACCTTCACAGGTGAGGTTTCTCAGGTTTCTACGGTGGGAACTACTACGAATGGAGTTACTTTCTTTACTGTCGTATTGTCAGTAAGCAACCCGAATCAGCTGCTTAAATACGGCATGACGGGAACAGCTGAAATTTTGATTCAGGATAAAAAAGATGTGATCTATCTGCCGCCTGAAGCACTCCAAAGGTCGAACGGCAAACGTTATGTCACTTTGAAAAATGCAGACGGTACAAACGAACAGATGCACGAGGTTAAAATCGGCATTACCTCTAAAACTCAGATTGAGATTACAGAAGGCTTGAAGGAAGGCGATAAAGTCGTCACACCGGTCGTAAAAAGACAGCAAAATCTAAGCCAGCAGGACATAAACGCCTTGCGTCAGCAGTTCCAGCAAGGTGGCGGACAAGGCGGATTCGGTGGTGGTGGTGCTGGCGGACCTGGTGGTCCTGGTGGAGCTGGAGGAGCTGGTGGTGCTGGTGGACCTGGCGGCAATGGTGGTAATGGTGGTAATAGAGGCGGAGGCAACTAG